One region of Triticum dicoccoides isolate Atlit2015 ecotype Zavitan unplaced genomic scaffold, WEW_v2.0 scaffold157325, whole genome shotgun sequence genomic DNA includes:
- the LOC119344172 gene encoding NAC domain-containing protein 100-like gives MADTARSAVAAGVAEELPLSLLPGFRFYPTDQELVVCFLTRKVLGLRMELDIIPMVDHCRFEPHELPAKSFSPSTGDPGAKVVCYFFAPRGRKYPTGLRIDRATVNGFWKSTGKDRPVMQNGTVVGMKKTLVFHAGRAPKGTRTDWVMHEYRLHGHHIQDRYALCPVFNKKTVTPSTDVSSGADVDEDPMHFVPGGFDMNPDLMEYMFDGTNSGNDPKQSMLGGVKTDKYPMEYMSSSTNSDKNPRQFMLGRIDSEYDPMKSVLRAIGTDNDPIQVESESNSPTANNDLMHFLLDGVGTDKDHIQVESNSDYAIAGNGGVQFLSGGGDKGKGREQVVTDRDITEKGGTNYVTVDMEKEDAGTNYVDGVC, from the exons ATGGCCGACACTGCACGGTCGGCGGTGGCAGCGGGGGTGGCGGAGGAGCTCCCCCTTTCTCTCCTGCCCGGCTTCCGGTTCTACCCGACGGACCAAGAGCTCGTCGTCTGCTTCCTCACCCGCAAGGTCCTCGGCCTCCGCATGGAGCTCGACATCATCCCCATGGTGGACCACTGTAGGTTCGAACCCCATGAGCTACCAG CCAAGTCGTTCTCGCCGAGCACAGGCGACCCCGGGGCCAAAGTGGTGTGCTACTTTTTCGCGCCAAGGGGCCGAAAGTACCCAACCGGGCTTCGCATAGACCGGGCAACAGTGAACGGGTTCTGGAAGTCCACCGGGAAAGACCGCCCCGTCATGCAGAACGGCACCGTCGTCGGCATGAAGAAGACGCTCGTGTTCCACGCCGGCCGTGCGCCTAAGGGCACGCGCACCGACTGGGTCATGCACGAGTACCGCCTCCACGGCCACCACATCCAG GATAGATACGCCTTGTGTCCGGTCTTCAACAAGAAGACAGTGACCCCATCGACGGATGTGTCCAGTGGTGCCGATGTGGATGAGGATCCAATGCACTTTGTGCCCGGCGGCTTTGACATGAACCCAGATCTGATGGAGTACATGTTTGACGGCACCAACTCTGGCAACGATCCGAAGCAGTCCATGCTTGGAGGCGTCAAGACGGACAAGTATCCGATGGAGTACATGTCTTCCAGCACCAACTCGGACAAGAATCCCAGGCAATTCATGCTTGGAAGAATCGACTCAGAATATGATCCGATGAAATCCGTGCTCCGTGCCATCGGCACAGACAATGATCCCATACAAGTTGAATCCGAGTCAAACAGTCCAACTGCTAACAATGATCTGATGCATTTCTTGCTCGACGGCGTCGGCACTGACAAGGATCACATACAGGTCGAGTCCAACTCCGATTATGCTATCGCGGGCAATGGAGGGGTGCAATTCCTAAGCGGTGGCGGCGACAAGGGCAAGGGACGGGAGCAGGTTGTCACTGATCGCGACATCACAGAAAAGGGAGGCACGAACTATGTGACCGTTGACATGGAAAAAGAAGACGCAGGCACGAACTATGTGGATGGAGTTTGTTAA